One window of Brevibacterium pigmentatum genomic DNA carries:
- a CDS encoding phospho-sugar mutase — MTRVADRFTNGFDAEVVRAWIADDPDQQTATTLEHILAEAESGDAAAIADLEDRFSGPLVFGTAGLRGEIAAGPNRMNRAVVIRAAAGLAAFLADTVGEGFRVVIGCDARYKSAEFAADTAAVVTAAGGVAIQLPERLPTPILAFALSHLEADAGVMVTASHNPPADNGYKVYLGKRPLQTLGSEADALAGAGAQIVSPADAQIAEKIAAVDSVTSVPRAESGWEHLDESIVENYLSRIDDLGVRAEADLSIVLTSLHGVGAGVAEAALTRTGFTNLHPVASQQAPDPDFPTVSFPNPEEAGALDESYALAREIGAELIIANDPDADRFSAAIPDAASAVGYRQLTGDEVGLLLGEDAGTRLAAGTHHAMGAEAPVFANSIVSSRSLAAAAASHGFTGVNTLTGFKWISRVAGLVFGYEEALGYCVDPAAVRDKDGISAAVTFASLASRLKSEGSSIEAELDRIRNRDGYFATAPLSFRLDDVSLIATAMAKLRENPPATLAGSPVAEVRDLSAGYEGLPPTDGILLLSESNSRVIVRPSGTEPKLKCYLEVVADPSELQAAADADARAAASAGVRLSATSASASLKPALTERLNSISTELKTFFAL, encoded by the coding sequence ATGACCCGCGTAGCCGACAGGTTCACGAATGGATTCGACGCCGAGGTGGTCCGCGCCTGGATCGCCGATGACCCCGACCAGCAGACGGCGACGACCCTGGAGCACATTCTCGCCGAGGCCGAGAGCGGGGATGCTGCCGCAATCGCCGATCTCGAGGACCGGTTCTCCGGCCCCCTCGTCTTCGGCACCGCCGGACTGCGCGGTGAGATCGCAGCCGGTCCGAATCGAATGAACCGGGCCGTCGTCATCCGGGCAGCCGCCGGTTTGGCCGCATTCCTCGCCGACACCGTCGGTGAGGGATTCCGAGTCGTCATCGGCTGCGACGCTCGATACAAGTCCGCGGAATTCGCCGCGGACACCGCCGCCGTCGTCACAGCTGCCGGCGGAGTCGCGATCCAATTGCCCGAGCGGCTGCCGACCCCGATCCTGGCCTTCGCGCTGTCGCATCTCGAAGCCGACGCCGGTGTCATGGTCACGGCCAGCCACAACCCTCCGGCCGACAACGGGTACAAGGTCTACCTGGGCAAACGTCCCCTGCAGACGCTCGGGTCTGAGGCTGATGCTCTCGCAGGTGCTGGCGCCCAGATCGTCAGCCCGGCCGATGCACAGATTGCAGAGAAGATCGCGGCCGTCGATTCTGTGACGTCTGTGCCGCGTGCCGAGTCCGGGTGGGAGCACCTCGATGAGTCGATCGTCGAGAACTACCTGTCTCGCATCGACGATCTGGGTGTGCGGGCGGAGGCAGATCTGTCGATTGTGCTCACCTCCCTGCACGGGGTCGGAGCCGGAGTCGCCGAAGCTGCCCTGACCCGCACCGGGTTCACGAACCTCCACCCGGTGGCCTCTCAGCAGGCCCCGGATCCGGACTTCCCGACGGTATCGTTCCCGAACCCCGAGGAAGCCGGGGCCCTCGATGAGTCCTATGCGCTGGCTCGGGAGATCGGTGCCGAACTCATCATCGCCAACGATCCGGATGCGGACCGGTTCTCCGCTGCCATTCCGGATGCGGCGTCGGCCGTCGGGTACCGGCAGCTGACCGGCGACGAGGTGGGACTCCTCCTCGGTGAGGATGCCGGGACCCGACTCGCTGCGGGAACGCATCATGCTATGGGAGCGGAGGCTCCGGTCTTCGCGAATTCGATCGTGTCCTCCCGCAGTTTGGCGGCAGCGGCTGCCAGCCACGGCTTCACCGGGGTGAACACGCTCACCGGATTCAAGTGGATCTCCCGCGTGGCCGGACTCGTCTTCGGCTACGAAGAAGCACTCGGGTACTGCGTCGACCCGGCTGCGGTGCGCGACAAGGACGGGATTTCAGCGGCCGTGACGTTCGCCTCTCTGGCGTCCCGGCTGAAGTCGGAGGGGTCAAGCATCGAGGCCGAGCTCGATCGGATCCGCAACCGCGACGGCTACTTCGCCACCGCTCCTCTGAGTTTCCGCCTCGACGATGTCTCTCTCATCGCCACGGCGATGGCGAAGCTGCGCGAGAATCCTCCGGCGACGCTGGCCGGTTCCCCCGTCGCCGAGGTCCGCGACCTCTCCGCCGGGTACGAAGGTCTGCCGCCGACCGACGGGATTCTGCTGCTCTCCGAGTCGAACTCGCGGGTCATCGTGCGTCCTTCGGGCACCGAGCCGAAGCTCAAGTGCTATCTCGAAGTCGTCGCCGATCCCTCGGAACTCCAGGCTGCGGCCGATGCCGATGCCCGTGCGGCCGCCAGCGCAGGAGTGCGACTGTCGGCCACCTCGGCGAGTGCATCCCTCAAACCGGCCCTGACGGAGCGCTTGAACTCGATCAGCACCGAGCTGAAAACCTTCTTCGCCCTCTAA
- the deoC gene encoding deoxyribose-phosphate aldolase codes for MTSRTDVANIIDHTLLKPEATPADVDALVAEAKELGVLAICVSPSMLPVTDPGELVVATVVGFPSGQVKPEIKAAEAKQAVADGAAEVDMVINIGQAVAGDFDGLEADIRGVVEASGDAVVKVIIESAALTDEQIVEACRRSEAAGAGFVKTSTGFHPAGGASAHAVSLMRETVGDRLGVKASGGIRTAEAAEEMIAVGASRLGLSGSRSILESL; via the coding sequence ATGACCAGCCGCACCGATGTTGCGAACATCATCGACCACACCCTGCTCAAGCCCGAAGCGACCCCCGCCGACGTCGATGCCCTCGTGGCGGAGGCGAAGGAGCTGGGCGTGCTCGCGATCTGCGTGTCACCGTCGATGCTGCCGGTCACCGACCCGGGTGAACTCGTCGTGGCCACCGTCGTCGGATTCCCCTCCGGTCAGGTGAAGCCGGAGATCAAGGCAGCCGAGGCGAAGCAGGCCGTCGCCGACGGTGCCGCCGAGGTCGACATGGTCATCAACATCGGTCAGGCCGTTGCCGGGGACTTCGACGGGCTCGAGGCCGATATCCGCGGTGTCGTCGAGGCCAGCGGGGATGCCGTCGTCAAGGTGATCATCGAATCGGCGGCGCTGACCGATGAGCAGATCGTCGAGGCCTGCCGTCGCTCCGAGGCCGCCGGTGCCGGGTTCGTCAAGACCTCGACCGGTTTCCATCCGGCCGGCGGTGCCAGCGCGCATGCCGTGTCGCTCATGCGCGAGACCGTGGGCGATCGCCTCGGCGTCAAGGCCTCCGGCGGAATCCGCACCGCCGAGGCCGCCGAAGAGATGATCGCCGTCGGCGCCAGCCGCTTGGGCCTCTCCGGCAGCCGTTCGATCCTAGAATCCCTCTAA
- a CDS encoding thymidine phosphorylase codes for MRPSTDRRQRRIETVSVEAFDTVDVIAAKRDGRALSKEQIDWVIDAYTRGAVAEEQMAALAMAIFINDMEPEEIAHWTQAMIDSGERMDFSSLSRPTSDKHSTGGVGDKITLPLAPLVAVFDVAVPQLSGRGLGHTGGTLDKLESIPGWQAGLSNQAIVDQLEDVGAVICAAGTGLAPADKKLYALRDITSTVDCIPLIASSIMSKKIAEGTSGLVLDVKVGSGAFMKDLAKARTLAQTMVELGKAAGVKTSALLTDMSTPLGLTVGNALEVRESVEVLAGGGPADVVELTVALAEEMLRLAGKTDVDVRAALTDGRAMDKWKQMIRAQHGDPDSALPVAEHTEVVTATESGVLTGLDALSVGVASWRLGAGRARKEDPVQDVAGIELHAKPGDTVTAGQPLMTLHTATPERFERAIEALDSAVEIGGDAASVPESIVFETIT; via the coding sequence ATGAGGCCAAGCACTGATCGACGACAACGAAGGATTGAGACCGTGAGCGTAGAAGCATTCGACACCGTCGACGTCATCGCCGCCAAGCGTGATGGCCGTGCCCTGAGCAAGGAGCAGATCGACTGGGTGATCGACGCCTACACCCGCGGCGCCGTCGCCGAAGAGCAGATGGCTGCCCTGGCCATGGCGATCTTCATCAACGACATGGAGCCGGAGGAGATCGCGCACTGGACGCAGGCGATGATCGATTCCGGTGAGCGCATGGACTTCTCGTCCCTGTCCCGGCCGACCTCGGACAAGCATTCGACCGGGGGAGTCGGTGACAAGATCACGCTGCCCCTGGCCCCGCTCGTCGCGGTCTTCGACGTGGCCGTCCCACAGCTCTCTGGCCGCGGCCTCGGCCACACCGGCGGCACGTTGGACAAACTCGAATCGATTCCCGGCTGGCAGGCGGGCCTGAGCAATCAGGCGATCGTCGATCAGCTCGAGGACGTCGGGGCCGTCATCTGTGCGGCGGGAACCGGTCTGGCTCCGGCGGACAAGAAGCTCTACGCTCTGCGCGACATCACCTCGACGGTCGACTGCATTCCGCTCATCGCCTCGTCGATCATGTCGAAGAAGATCGCCGAGGGCACCTCCGGGCTCGTCCTCGACGTCAAGGTCGGATCCGGTGCGTTCATGAAGGACCTGGCAAAGGCCCGCACGCTAGCCCAGACGATGGTCGAGCTCGGCAAGGCCGCCGGGGTGAAGACCTCGGCGCTGCTGACCGATATGTCCACGCCCTTGGGCCTGACCGTCGGCAATGCCCTCGAGGTTCGTGAGTCCGTCGAGGTCCTGGCCGGCGGCGGACCCGCCGACGTCGTCGAGCTCACCGTCGCCCTGGCCGAGGAGATGCTGCGCCTGGCCGGCAAGACCGATGTCGACGTCCGCGCGGCACTGACCGACGGTCGGGCCATGGACAAGTGGAAGCAGATGATCCGTGCCCAGCACGGTGACCCCGATTCCGCTCTGCCCGTGGCCGAGCACACCGAAGTCGTTACCGCGACCGAATCCGGGGTGCTCACCGGGCTCGATGCGCTCTCGGTGGGAGTCGCCTCGTGGAGGTTGGGCGCCGGACGGGCACGGAAGGAAGATCCGGTCCAGGACGTCGCCGGCATCGAACTGCACGCCAAACCCGGGGACACAGTCACGGCCGGTCAGCCGCTCATGACCCTGCACACGGCGACCCCGGAGCGTTTCGAACGGGCGATCGAGGCATTGGACTCCGCAGTCGAGATCGGCGGGGATGCCGCCTCGGTGCCCGAGTCGATCGTCTTCGAGACGATCACCTGA
- a CDS encoding cytidine deaminase, with product MTVPEPRASAPESTDPVWSEEPTPVCPEDLSEGTWELLRAEAKRAMTKAYVPYSNYPVGAAGLVDDGRIVGGCNIENASFGVTLCAECSLLSELFMTGGGRLVAFDCVDGEGNTLVPCGRCRQLLFEHGGSDLVLNMPSGRAPMSVVLPEAFGPDHLAGTPSGHEAKH from the coding sequence ATGACTGTCCCCGAACCCCGCGCTTCCGCACCCGAGTCAACCGACCCGGTCTGGAGCGAGGAACCCACCCCCGTCTGCCCCGAGGATCTCAGCGAAGGCACCTGGGAGCTGCTGCGTGCCGAAGCGAAGCGGGCGATGACGAAGGCCTATGTGCCGTACTCGAACTACCCGGTAGGGGCGGCCGGCCTCGTCGACGACGGCCGCATCGTCGGCGGATGCAATATCGAGAACGCCTCATTCGGTGTGACCCTGTGTGCGGAATGCTCGCTCCTCTCCGAGCTGTTCATGACCGGCGGGGGCCGCCTCGTCGCCTTCGACTGTGTGGACGGGGAGGGCAACACCCTCGTTCCCTGCGGGCGGTGCCGGCAGCTGCTGTTCGAGCACGGCGGCAGTGACCTCGTCCTCAACATGCCCAGCGGACGCGCCCCGATGTCCGTGGTCCTGCCCGAGGCTTTCGGACCCGACCACCTGGCCGGGACGCCCAGCGGCCATGAGGCCAAGCACTGA
- a CDS encoding ABC transporter permease gives MTAQTVDRTPSTQVKALAPIAWKFPIVYTILALVSLIFFGLIGRDGDTTFRVATGGDFFAIPDFAVSSTAAGLTLGIILVIMAAVSIYVSVKRIDLGSWFPMLFGVIFVLSFLAWAGGGSGGVIPLTTLLAGALALSVPLIFGAMCGLVGERSGIINIAIEGQLLAGAFLAAVVASVVKNPYAGLLAAPIAGALVAVVLTFFAVKYWVNQIIIGVVLNVLVVGVTSFLYSTVLTQDPELWNSRQKLPNLPIPLLADIPVLGRVLFDQNILVYIMYVVVIALQIFVFRSKWGLRMRAVGEHPKAADTVGIKVNFTRVRNTLLAGAIAGLGGAFFTVGSGLAFGKEMSAGQGYIALAAMILGKWNPKGALFAALLFGFSKSLGNTLQSIGTPVANELLLMLPYIVTVFAVAGFVGRVRPPAAEGVPYVK, from the coding sequence ATGACTGCTCAGACCGTGGATAGAACACCTTCGACCCAGGTCAAGGCGCTTGCGCCGATCGCATGGAAATTCCCGATCGTCTATACGATCCTCGCCCTCGTCTCACTCATCTTCTTCGGCCTCATCGGCCGTGACGGTGACACGACCTTCCGAGTGGCCACCGGCGGAGACTTCTTCGCCATCCCCGACTTCGCCGTGTCCTCGACCGCGGCAGGTCTGACGCTGGGCATCATCCTCGTCATCATGGCCGCCGTGTCGATCTATGTGTCGGTCAAGCGCATCGACCTCGGCTCCTGGTTCCCGATGCTCTTCGGCGTGATCTTCGTCCTGTCCTTCCTCGCGTGGGCCGGCGGCGGATCCGGTGGAGTCATCCCGCTGACCACGCTGCTCGCCGGTGCCCTGGCGCTGTCCGTGCCGCTGATCTTCGGCGCCATGTGCGGCCTTGTCGGAGAGCGTTCGGGCATCATCAACATCGCCATCGAAGGCCAGCTGCTGGCCGGTGCGTTCCTCGCAGCGGTCGTCGCCTCCGTTGTGAAGAACCCGTACGCGGGTCTGCTCGCCGCTCCCATCGCCGGTGCCCTGGTCGCCGTGGTGCTCACCTTCTTCGCGGTGAAGTACTGGGTCAACCAGATCATCATCGGCGTCGTCCTCAACGTCCTCGTCGTCGGCGTCACGAGCTTCCTCTACTCGACGGTCCTCACCCAGGATCCGGAACTGTGGAACTCCCGCCAGAAGCTGCCGAATCTGCCGATCCCGCTGCTCGCGGACATTCCGGTGCTCGGACGAGTGCTGTTCGACCAGAACATCCTCGTCTACATCATGTACGTCGTCGTCATCGCCCTGCAGATCTTCGTCTTCCGCTCGAAGTGGGGACTGCGGATGCGTGCGGTCGGCGAGCACCCGAAGGCCGCGGACACCGTCGGCATCAAGGTCAACTTCACCCGCGTGCGCAACACTCTGCTCGCCGGCGCCATCGCTGGCCTGGGAGGAGCCTTCTTCACCGTCGGCTCCGGACTGGCGTTCGGCAAGGAGATGTCAGCAGGACAGGGCTACATCGCCCTGGCCGCGATGATCCTGGGCAAATGGAACCCGAAGGGTGCGCTGTTCGCGGCGCTGCTGTTCGGCTTCTCCAAGAGCCTCGGCAACACTCTGCAGTCCATCGGCACCCCGGTGGCCAACGAGCTGCTGCTCATGCTGCCCTACATCGTCACCGTCTTCGCCGTCGCCGGCTTCGTCGGTCGGGTCCGCCCGCCGGCCGCGGAAGGTGTGCCCTACGTGAAGTGA
- a CDS encoding ABC transporter permease has protein sequence MTTDISPAAPSAAPPPESEAEDGKEQTLLQQIMSGSWLVSLLAIVLALLLGGVLIAVSNAEVVAAAENFFAAPGEFFSALFQTVGNAYSALFRGAVFDWEARTTERAIRPLTESMVSGTPLILTGLGIALAFRCGLFNIGGQGQVILGATIAGFLGYALPLPPVVHMLVAAIGGIIGGAIWAGIAGVLKARTGANEVIVTIMLNSIAGYALGYLLKENWFTHTTSANPQSRVVDDSAQMFLLLPPPFRLHFGFIIAILATIFVWWLLERSTVGFEFKAVGANPHAARTAGISVSKVTILVMIVAGALAGLGGAAQVLGTEFKLTGGISGSIGFDAITVALLGRSKPLGTFLAGLLFGAFKAGGYLMQSQTGTPIDIVLVVQSVIVLLIAAPPLVRSIFRLPTPVLKRKED, from the coding sequence ATGACGACTGATATCTCACCGGCGGCTCCCTCGGCGGCACCGCCGCCGGAGTCCGAGGCCGAGGACGGCAAGGAACAGACGCTGCTGCAGCAGATCATGTCGGGTTCGTGGCTGGTCTCGCTGTTGGCGATCGTGCTCGCACTCCTCCTCGGCGGTGTCCTCATCGCCGTGTCGAATGCCGAGGTCGTTGCGGCCGCCGAGAACTTCTTCGCCGCCCCCGGCGAGTTCTTCTCCGCTCTCTTCCAGACCGTCGGAAACGCCTATTCGGCGCTGTTCCGCGGCGCGGTCTTCGACTGGGAGGCCCGCACGACCGAACGTGCCATCCGCCCCCTGACCGAGTCGATGGTCTCGGGCACACCGCTCATCCTCACCGGTCTCGGCATCGCTCTGGCCTTCCGCTGCGGTCTGTTCAACATCGGCGGACAGGGCCAGGTCATCCTCGGTGCGACCATCGCCGGTTTCCTCGGCTATGCGCTGCCGCTGCCTCCCGTCGTCCACATGCTCGTGGCCGCGATCGGCGGAATCATCGGCGGTGCGATCTGGGCCGGAATCGCCGGTGTCCTCAAGGCGCGCACCGGCGCCAACGAGGTGATCGTGACGATCATGCTCAACTCGATCGCCGGGTATGCGCTGGGCTACCTGCTCAAGGAGAACTGGTTCACGCACACGACGTCGGCGAACCCGCAGTCACGCGTCGTCGATGACTCCGCGCAGATGTTCCTGCTCCTGCCCCCGCCGTTCCGCCTGCATTTCGGCTTCATCATCGCCATCCTCGCCACGATCTTCGTGTGGTGGCTGCTCGAGCGCTCGACCGTCGGCTTCGAGTTCAAGGCCGTCGGCGCGAACCCGCACGCGGCCCGGACCGCAGGCATCTCCGTGTCGAAGGTGACGATCCTCGTCATGATCGTCGCCGGTGCCCTGGCCGGACTCGGCGGCGCCGCCCAAGTGCTCGGCACCGAATTCAAACTCACCGGCGGCATCAGCGGATCGATCGGCTTCGACGCGATCACCGTCGCCCTGCTGGGACGGTCGAAGCCGCTGGGCACATTCCTCGCCGGTCTGCTCTTCGGCGCGTTCAAAGCCGGCGGCTACCTCATGCAGTCCCAAACGGGAACGCCGATCGACATCGTCCTTGTCGTCCAGTCCGTCATCGTGCTGCTCATCGCGGCCCCGCCCCTGGTGAGGTCGATCTTCCGGTTGCCCACACCGGTGCTCAAGCGGAAGGAGGACTGA